AGATTAGCTAAAGAAATTATTCAAAGAGATGAAAACCTTAGTTTGAATGAAGCTAAATCAAAAATAGATATTAATGACAAGTCTCAATCTAAAATTGTAAAAAATTCAGAAAAGAGTGAGAGTGGTGCATAATGGTTAGAAAAGGACTTGGAAAAGGTTTAGATTCATTAATTCCAGATTTTTATAATGAAGATTTTGATAGTAATTCACCTCAATCTCTTGAAGACATGCTTAAAGAAAATGATGATGATGCTGTTGATGATATAGAAAATAAACAAGATGCTGTTGAAGAAGTTAAGGATATAAAATCTACACAAGACGATATCGAGAATACAGAATCTAAACAAGAGGATAAAGAAGAAATTGTAGCCGATAGTGATGATAAAAAAGATAATTCAACTTCAGAAGGAAGTGGAGGAGTCAAAGAAGAGAGTCCAGAGGAAAAAACAGATGAAGAAACTCAAGAGGGCAGTGAATCATCTGAAAATTTATCTGGTGATAAAAGCAGTGAAGGTTCTCTACAAACATCACATGAACTTGAAATCCAACAAAAACATGTAGAAGAAGTTAAAAAGATTGTTGATAAAAATCCAAGGATTACCTTATGGTCTTCAAAATCTTCTGCGGTATTTAGATATTTAAGAAAAACTGAGCCGGAATTTAGCATTTCTAAAGAAGCTTCTGTTTTAATTGAAGAAGTTGTTTCTAAAAAATATCCTGAAATTTGGGCATTATTCGATGAAAATTAAATGTATCGTATAATATGTTTTACACTTGAAATCATTATCAATAGATTTAATATAATCTATTGTTTCTAATTTTTTTTCTATTATTTCATTAATTTAATGATAAATTATTTTAAAAACATTTTTCTCTAAAACTCATTTAATAATACCCACAGTCTAAAAACCAAAAGTTGTTTGATATTCGCCACTTATTTTTATATAAGGTTCAGCTCTATCAACTACAACACCTAATTTTCTCAACTGTTCTTTATTGGAGAATGGTATTTTTTTACGAATAGATATGATTTCACGAGCTGATTTCATACCAATTCCTGGAACTCTTATCAATTCTATAAGTGGAGCTCTGTTGATTTCTACAGGGAAAATATTCATATTTTCTGCAGCTAGAATTTTCGGATCTTGGGTTAATAATAAATTATCATTATCATCAAAAACTAACTCTTTAACATCGTAGTGATAGTCATTCAGTAAACTATCAGCATTATAAAGTTTTGATGTTCTATCAGTTGAACATGATTCTTTATTTGAAAATTCAGTTTCTTGAACAGGAGTAAATGCTGAGAAATATGTTCTTTTTAATTCTGATTTTTTGTATATTTTTTCCATTCTACTAAGTATTTCCCTATCACTTTCATTGTTTGCTCCAATAATTAATTGTGTAGTGTGAGTAGAATTTGGATATGTGGTGCTTTTATGTTGTAGATTATTTATCCAGGATAATCTTTTCAATATATCTTTATTATAATCCTTTGTAGATGATAGTTCTGCAAGTCCTGAAGGTGTTGCAGCTTCAATATTTATACTAACTCTGTTTGCTAGAGCCATTGCTCTTTTAATTGAGTCTTTACTTGCTCCAGGTACTATTTTTAAATGAATATAATCATCATATCCATATTTTTTCCTTAAAAGATGGACAGTTTCTATTTGGTTTTCCATAGTAGATTCTACATCACTTGAAATTCCCGAACTTAAAAACAATCCATTAACTAATCCTCTGTTATAATATCCAAGAAATGCTTTTGCAAGCTCTTCAGGTGAAAGTTCTAATCTGGTAAAATTTCTTTTTGATTGGTTAATGCAGTATTTACAATCATTTTTACATTTATTAGTTTGCAGTGTTTTGAAAAGAGGAATCTTACATCCATTATGACCAATAGCTTCATATATTCCTGGAAGATTTACTTGTGAGCTTTTATGATGACTTACATAGTCACATAAATCATATTGTGCCGAATCTGTTAGAATTTTCATTTTTTCTAGTGTGGTCATAAGTAATAATATGTGTTCTTATATTTAATTAATGTTTTTGAAAGAGCCATGTTTTTTTTGCAAATATTTTAAAACATATTAATTCCATATATAATACTGAATTGATTAAATTGTGTGATTAAATGAAAAGTGATAGTGTAAAAAATGGAATTCAAAGAGCCCCACATAGGTCTTTATTAAGAGCGTGTGGTTTAAAAGATGATGATTTTGAAAAACCATTTATTGGTATTGCTAATAGTTTCACTGATATTGTACCGGGACATATTCACTTAAGAGAACTGGTTGAATTTGTAAAAGATGGAATTGAAGCTGCTGGAGGAATTCCATTTGAATTCGACACAATGGCAGTTTGTGATGGAATTAGTATGAACCATGAAGGAATGAAATATTCCCTTCCTTCACGTGAAATTATTGCAGCTACGGTAGAGTCTATGACTAAAGGCCATGCTTTTGATGGTTTGGTTTTAATTCCAAGTTGTGATAAGGTTGTTCCTGGAATGATTATGGGTGCAGCAAGAGTGAATGTTCCGTCAATTGTTGTAACTGGAGGACCTATGGAATCTGGAGAATATGATGGCAAACCAGCAGATTTAATTACTGTATTTGAAGCTGTTGGTGCACATGCTGCAGGTAAAATGTCTGAAGAAGAAGTACTTGAACTTGAAAGATGTGCTTGTCCTGGAGCTGGAAGTTGTTCTGGACTGTTTACAGCTAATACGATGGCTTGCATAACTGAAACATTTGGCCTATCTCTTCCAAATTGCGCTACAACACATGCAAGAACTGAAGAAAACAATCAAATTGCTTACAACTCCGGTCGCCAAATAATTGAATTGGTTAAACAAGATATTAAACCGTCAGATATTTTAACCCAAGAATCTTTCAACAATGCTATTGCAGTTGATATGGCCTTAGGCGGATCATCTAATACTGCTTTACATATTCCAGCTATTGCTAGTGAAGTTGAAGGTTTAAGTGTTGATTTGGATTTATTTGATGAAATTTCAAGAAACGTACCTCATATCACTCTTATTTCCCCTGCTGGTGAAGATTCAATGATGGATTTGCACTTAGCTGGTGGTATTCAGGCTGTTCTTAAAACTCTTGGAGATAAAATTAACACAGATCAATTAACCGTAACAGGTAAAACCATTAAAGAAAACTTAAAAACTGTTGAAAATAAAAACACTGATGTAATCCATACATTAGATAATCCGGTTCATGCTGATGGAGGTATTGCAATTCTTAAAGGTAATTTAGCACCTAATGGTAGTGTTGTTAAAAAAGGTGCTGTTGCAGACCATTTAATGCATCTTAAAGGACCTGCTAAAGTTTATGACTCTGAAGAAGAGGTTACAAAAGCTATATTTGGTCATGAAATCGGTGAAGGTGACATTGTAGTTATTAGATATGAGGGTCCAAAAGGAGGTCCGGGCATGCGTGAAATGTTAAATCCAACATCTGCCCTTGCAGGAATGAATATTAAAGATGTAGGATTAATAACTGATGGAAGATTTTCTGGAGGAACTCGTGGGCCATGTATTGGCCATGTATCTCCTGAAACAAGAGAAAATGGACCAATTGCAGCAATTCAAAATGGAGATATAATTGAAATTGATATTGAAAACAGATCTATCAATGTAGAATTATCTGATGAAGAAATTGAAGCAAGATTAAAAGATGTAAAACACCCTGAAAGTGATGTTTCAGGTTGGTTAGCGTTATATCAAAAATTAGTTCACTCAGCAGACACTGGAGCTATTTTAAGGTAGTGTCAAAATGGAAATATTAAAATACTCTGAAATCAATTTACAAGAGACTGTTAAAAGGTCGGAACAAGACGTCAACAATGTTTTAGGCACCGTATCTGAAATTTTAGAAAATGTTCGTGTAGATAAGGATCAAGCTATTCGCAAATATACAGAAAAATTTGATGGCGTACTAATAGAAAATTTAAAAGTATCAAAAGATGAAATTAAAGAGGCTTATGATACTTTAGATGATGAATTATTGACTGCCTTAAAAAATGCAGCATCAAACATTGAAAAATTTCACAAAAAGCAAATTCCAACTGAATGGGAAATGAAAGTAAATCCAGGAATTGTTGCAGGGCAAATTGTAAGGCCTATTAACTCAGCCGGCTGTTACATACCCGGCGGTAGAGCTGCTTATCCTTCTTCAATATTGATGACTGTAATACCTGCTAAAATCGCAGGAGTTGAAAAGGTGGTATGTGTAACTCCACCTCAAAAAGATGGCAAAATATTAGATGCTATTTTAGTGGCTGCTGATATTGCAGGTGCTGATGAAATTTATAAGGTTGGTGGAGCACAGGCTATTGCTGCACTGGCTTATGGAACCGAATCTGTTTGTCAAGTAGAAAAAATTGTAGGGCCAGGAAATATATTCGTTACTGCCGCTAAAAAATTAGTTTATGGACAAGTAGATATCGAGTTTCCAGCAGGTCCATCAGAAGTCTTAATTTTAGCTGATGAGTCTGCAAATCCTGAATTTTTAGCCACAGATATATTAGCTCAAGCAGAACATGACCCTAATGCTTCCTGCTTTTTAGTAACTGATAGTGAAAATTTGGCTTTTGAAGTTGATGAACATGTTAAAAAACTAACGGAAATTGCACCTAGACGTGAAATTATAGAGGAATCACTGTCTAAAAGCGGAAAAATTATTATTACAGATACTTTTGATGAAGCTATTCAGGTTACAAATGAATATGCTCCCGAACATTTAATCATAACTACTAAAAATGATGATGAAATCCTATCATGCATTAACAATGCAGGTTCTATCTTTTTAGGAGCTTATTCTCCTGTTGCCGCTGGAGATTATGGGTCCGGTACAAACCATGTTCTTCCAACCGGAGGGGGAGCTAAAATGTATTCAGGTCTTTCAACTGAAGCTTTTATTAAAAAACCAACTGTTCAAAGATTAACTAAAGATGGTTTAAAAGAATTGTCTAAAACATCTGTTCCTATTGCTGAGTATGAGGGTTTCTTTGCTCATGCAAATTCATTTAAAACAAGATTAAGAGACGATTAATTGGGTTTTGAACATATTGATATTGAAGATATGGGTGAGGATGATTTAATTAGGAGCGATATGAAACAGAACTAATTTCCAATTTTAATTACACATTTGCCAAGATCAGATAAATGCATTGAAATCATTGAAGAGTTATTTGACCTTGGCGGAAATTCCTTTGTTATGGTACATGCTGCTGGTGCAGCCTTTTATAAATTCACATTCCATAAAATGCAGAGCCAATGAAAACCCGTTGGAAATATACTGTCACTGTCTATTGCTATGATGGCACTGTTTATTTAAATATTTATATTCTATATTTAATACTTCAAAATAACACTACCAAAATATAAAACGAATTTAAG
This portion of the Methanobrevibacter sp. V74 genome encodes:
- the ilvD gene encoding dihydroxy-acid dehydratase, whose translation is MKSDSVKNGIQRAPHRSLLRACGLKDDDFEKPFIGIANSFTDIVPGHIHLRELVEFVKDGIEAAGGIPFEFDTMAVCDGISMNHEGMKYSLPSREIIAATVESMTKGHAFDGLVLIPSCDKVVPGMIMGAARVNVPSIVVTGGPMESGEYDGKPADLITVFEAVGAHAAGKMSEEEVLELERCACPGAGSCSGLFTANTMACITETFGLSLPNCATTHARTEENNQIAYNSGRQIIELVKQDIKPSDILTQESFNNAIAVDMALGGSSNTALHIPAIASEVEGLSVDLDLFDEISRNVPHITLISPAGEDSMMDLHLAGGIQAVLKTLGDKINTDQLTVTGKTIKENLKTVENKNTDVIHTLDNPVHADGGIAILKGNLAPNGSVVKKGAVADHLMHLKGPAKVYDSEEEVTKAIFGHEIGEGDIVVIRYEGPKGGPGMREMLNPTSALAGMNIKDVGLITDGRFSGGTRGPCIGHVSPETRENGPIAAIQNGDIIEIDIENRSINVELSDEEIEARLKDVKHPESDVSGWLALYQKLVHSADTGAILR
- the hisD gene encoding histidinol dehydrogenase, which translates into the protein MEILKYSEINLQETVKRSEQDVNNVLGTVSEILENVRVDKDQAIRKYTEKFDGVLIENLKVSKDEIKEAYDTLDDELLTALKNAASNIEKFHKKQIPTEWEMKVNPGIVAGQIVRPINSAGCYIPGGRAAYPSSILMTVIPAKIAGVEKVVCVTPPQKDGKILDAILVAADIAGADEIYKVGGAQAIAALAYGTESVCQVEKIVGPGNIFVTAAKKLVYGQVDIEFPAGPSEVLILADESANPEFLATDILAQAEHDPNASCFLVTDSENLAFEVDEHVKKLTEIAPRREIIEESLSKSGKIIITDTFDEAIQVTNEYAPEHLIITTKNDDEILSCINNAGSIFLGAYSPVAAGDYGSGTNHVLPTGGGAKMYSGLSTEAFIKKPTVQRLTKDGLKELSKTSVPIAEYEGFFAHANSFKTRLRDD
- a CDS encoding radical SAM protein, coding for MTTLEKMKILTDSAQYDLCDYVSHHKSSQVNLPGIYEAIGHNGCKIPLFKTLQTNKCKNDCKYCINQSKRNFTRLELSPEELAKAFLGYYNRGLVNGLFLSSGISSDVESTMENQIETVHLLRKKYGYDDYIHLKIVPGASKDSIKRAMALANRVSINIEAATPSGLAELSSTKDYNKDILKRLSWINNLQHKSTTYPNSTHTTQLIIGANNESDREILSRMEKIYKKSELKRTYFSAFTPVQETEFSNKESCSTDRTSKLYNADSLLNDYHYDVKELVFDDNDNLLLTQDPKILAAENMNIFPVEINRAPLIELIRVPGIGMKSAREIISIRKKIPFSNKEQLRKLGVVVDRAEPYIKISGEYQTTFGF
- a CDS encoding AAA family ATPase, with amino-acid sequence MVRKGLGKGLDSLIPDFYNEDFDSNSPQSLEDMLKENDDDAVDDIENKQDAVEEVKDIKSTQDDIENTESKQEDKEEIVADSDDKKDNSTSEGSGGVKEESPEEKTDEETQEGSESSENLSGDKSSEGSLQTSHELEIQQKHVEEVKKIVDKNPRITLWSSKSSAVFRYLRKTEPEFSISKEASVLIEEVVSKKYPEIWALFDEN